One Penicillium oxalicum strain HP7-1 chromosome III, whole genome shotgun sequence genomic region harbors:
- a CDS encoding putative secreted glycosidase, translating to MRFRLHSEMKILALISFLIPLTAAAKEDIHYVNPLIGSTAGGNVFAGASLPYGLAKPVADVDGQNTGGFSTDGSNVTGFSHMHDSGTGGNPSQGQFPVFPQLCRDNIVDNCNFSKADRATHYVEDSVIARPGYFALQLDNGIKAEMTAAERTALYRFTFPETYALNGSMLDPLILFDLTDLWDSRQNASIGIDADTGRVVGNGTFLPSFGAGSYRAFFCADFAGAQVRDTGVWVNDRAGSEPKELYVTRGFNNFYLQAGGYVTFERPDDGVVTVRVGVSYLSSQQACANAEAEVPDPIPDFGRLEREAIDAWAEKLRPIKITSGGVSDTMLSAFWSGIYRTMLSPQNMTGENPLWESAEPYFDSFYCLWDQFRAQLPLLTLIDPDTQTKLIRSLLDTFKHEGWLPDCRMSLCKGWTQGGSNADVVLTDAYVKNLTGVDWDLAYKAMVNDAENEPLEWSYEGRGGLQSWKRLNYVPYLDFDYLGFGTNSRSISRTVEYAYNDYGIGIVGKGLDKEENAKYFSRANNWKNLFKADQTSFLENGTNTGFTGFFQPKYLNGTWGFQDPIACSALASWCSLTSNPSETFESSIWEYLFYVPHDMAALIKLLGGPDSFVKRLDYFHNSGLADISNEPVFLTVYQYHYAGRPALSTKRAHSYIPQSFNGSHNGLPGNDDSGAMGSFVAWSMMGLFPNPGQNVYLISAPFVEAVEVTHPTTGCTATIRSTNFDPNYQRVYIQSALLNGQPYTKNWIGHEFFTQGMTLELTLGEQESDWGTRTDDLPPSFSDVHVQDEVKGAREWTVTMGH from the exons ATGAGATTCCGGCTGCATTCCGAGATGAAGATACTCGCCCTCATCTCTTTCTTAATTCCTCTCACGGCCGCGGCAAAAGAAGACATTCACTATGTAAATCCTCTGATCGGCTCTACCGCTGGCGGCAATGTCTTTGCTGGAGCCAGTCTACCCTACGGTTTGGCCAAGCCAGTTGCCGACGTGGATGGTCAAAACACAGGCGGGTTTTCCACAGACGGGAGCAACGTTACTGGATTCTCTCATATGCACGACAGCGGGACAGGAGGCAATCCCTCTCAAGGCCAGTTTCCAGTGTTCCCACAACTATGTCGTGACAATATCGTGGACAATTGCAACTTCAGCAAAGCGGATCGTGCGACTCACTATGTCGAGGACTCGGTCATTGCACGTCCGGGATATTTTGCCCTTCAGCTCGACAATGGCATCAAGGCGGAAATGACTGCAGCTGAACGAACTGCCCTGTACCGATTCACGTTTCCAGAAACTTACGCCTTGAACGGAAGTATGCTTGACCCgttgattcttttcgatttgaCCGATCTCTGGGATAGTCGTCAGAACGCCAGCATCGGGATTGACGCAGACACCGGTCGGGTCGTGGGTAACGGCACATTCCTGCCGAGTTTCGGGGCGGGTTCCTATCGGGCTTTCTTTTGCGCTGATTTCGCAGGGGCCCAAGTTCGAGACACCGGTGTCTGGGTCAATGATCGCGCAGGGTCAGAACCGAAAGAGTTGTATGTGACCCGGGGGTTCAATAACTTCTATCTCCAAGCGGGTGGATATGTGACCTTTGAACGACCGGATGATGGAGTTGTCACGGTCAGAGTGGGAGTGAGTTACTTGAGCTCTCAGCAGGCCTGCGCCAATGCAGAGGCCGAGGTCCCGGATCCGATCCCAGATTTCGGTCGACTTGAGCGAGAAGCCATCGATGCCTGGGCCGAGAAATTGCGTCCGATTAAGATCACATCGGGCGGCGTCAGTGACACCATGCTCAGTGCCTTTTGGAGCGGCATCTACCGAACCATGCTTTCGCCTCAGAACATGACTGGTGAGAATCCATTGTGGGAGAGTGCTGAGCCGTATTTTGATTCTTTCTATTGTCTTTGGGACCAATTCAGGGCACAATTACCTCTTTTGACCCTCATCGACCCTGACACTCAGACGAAACTGATCCGTAGTCTACTCGATACCTTCAAGCATGAAGGATGGCTCCCCGATTGTCGCATGTCGCTATGCAAGGGCTGGACTCAGGGGGGTTCCAATGCAGATGTGGTGCTGACCGATGCATATGTGAAGAATTTGACAGGCGTTGACTGGGACCTTGCGTACAAGGCGATGGTCAACGATGCCGAGAACGAGCCTCTGGAATGGTCTTACGAGGGTCGTGGAGGGTTACAGAGCTGGAAACGACTCAACTATGTCCCCTATCTGGATTTTGACTATCTCGGATTTGGGACCAACTCGCGCAGTATCTCACGAACGGTGGAATATGCTTACAATGACTACGGCATCGGAATCGTGGGCAAGGGTCTCGACAAAGAGGAGAATGCGAAATATTTCTCTCGCGCAAATAATTGGAAAAACTTATTCAAAGCCGACCAGACTTCGTTCTTGGAAAACGGAACTAATACTGGCTTCACGGGCTTCTTCCAGCCAAAGTATCTGAATGGTACATGGGGGTTCCAGGATCCGATTGCCTGCAGTGCGTTGGCGTCGTGGTGCTCCTTGACATCGAATCCATCTGAAACCTTTGAATCGAGTATCTGGGAGTATCTCTT CTACGTCCCTCACGACATGGCTGCACTAATCAAACTCCTTGGTGGCCCCGACTCCTTCGTGAAACGCCTCGACTATTTCCACAATTCTGGACTGGCCGATATCAGCAACGAGCCCGTATTTCTCACTGTATACCAGTATCATTATGCGGGCCGCCCAGCTCTCTCGACCAAAAGAGCTCACAGTTACATCCCGCAATCATTCAATGGCTCACACAATGGCCTCCCCGGCAATGATGACTCCGGTGCCATGGGCTCATTTGTCGCCTGGAGCATGATGGGCCTATTCCCGAACCCGGGGCAGAACGTTTATCTCATCAGCGCTCCCTTCGTTGAAGCTGTTGAGGTGACTCATCCCACGACTGGCTGCACTGCGACGATTCGTAGTACCAACTTTGACCCAAATTACCAACGAGTCTACATTCAAAGTGCCCTGCTCAACGGGCAGCCCTACACCAAAAATTGGATCGGCCACGAATTCTTCACGCAAGGCATGACACTCGAGCTAACACTCGGGGAGCAAGAAAGTGACTGGGGAACGAGAACAGATGATCTCCCGCCGAGTTTCAGTGATGTACATGTTCAGGATGAAGTCAAAGGTGCGCGAGAATGGACCGTCACGATGGGACATTGA
- a CDS encoding MFS transporter cpaT produces MKDEKAETTSIDGSTPAASSREIYTVIDDKQSTHQTTSDIESGVGPDEEGQTFEETDETARDPNIVDWDGPDDPENPLNWTTKRKAMATVSIALITLLTPLGSSMFAPGVSQVVHDFHVNSVELSSFVVSVYLLGYCFGPLLIAPVSEIVGRRVVYNSCNFLYVVFTITCAVAPNMGSLTFFRFLAGFAGSCPLTIGAGSIADMYVQEHRGGAMAAWALGPLIGPVAGPVAGGYLSQAKGWRWTFWVLAMASGLIFVLSLFTIRESYAPTLLAAKTKKLQKETGNQNLRSVYDTGRKPMDLFMFSIVRPTKMLFLSPIVFLLSLYVGIIYGYLYLLFTTISAVFEGQYGWSQGSVGLSYLGIGIGSFIGLFILGGTSDKLLHHLAVKKGGMKPEYRLPPMIPGSVFVPISLFIYGWSAYYKTHWIVPIIGTSFLGIGMLISFMVVSTYLVDAFTTYAASAMAANTVFRSLAGALLPLAGPKMYERLGLGWGNSLLGFISLAMCPLPILFYIYGERIRTSKRFQVDF; encoded by the exons atgaaggaCGAAAAAG CCGAGACAACGTCCATCGACGGCTCAACACCAGCGGCGAGTAGTCGGGAAATCTACACAGTCATCGATGACAAGCAGTCAACTCACCAAACAACCAGCGATATCGAGAGTGGAGTCGGTCCAGACGAAGAAGGACAAACTTTTGAGGAAACAGATGAGACGGCTCGTGATCCCAACATTGTCGACTGGGATGGACCCGACGACCCGGAGAATCCACTCAACTGGAcaacaaagagaaaagccatggccaccgtcTCTATCGCGCTGATCACATTACTGAC TCCTCTTGGTTCGTCAATGTTTGCGCCTGGCGTTTCACAAGTGGTCCATGATTTCCATGTGAACAGCGTCGAGCTCTCGTCGTTTGTGGTGTCCGTATACTTGCTCGGTTACTGCTTTGGTCCACTACTGATTGCGCCCGTGTCGGAAATCGTCGGTCGCCGTGTCGTCTACAATTCCTGCAATTTTCTCTATGTCGTGTTCACTATCACATGCGCTGTTGCACCCAATATGGGCAGCCTCACCTTTTTCCGATTTCTGGCAGGGTTCGCGGGCAGTTGTCCACTGACGATTGGGGCCGGATCCATCGCAGACATGTACGTGCAGGAACATCGAGGCGGAGCCATGGCCGCATGGGCGCTGGGCCCTTTGATCGGCCCCGTCGCTGGACCGGTGGCCGGTGGTTATCTCTCCCAGGCCAAGGGCTGGCGATGGACCTTCTGGGTGCTAGCGATGGCCAGCGGACTCATCTTTGTGCTTTCCCTCTTCACCATCCGTGAATCCTATGCGCCGACACTGCTCGCGGCCAAGACGAAGAAACTTCAAAAAGAGACGGGCAACCAGAACCTGCGCTCGGTCTACGATACCGGCCGTAAACCGATGGATCTGTTCATGTTCTCGATTGTGCGGCCGACAAAGATGCTGTTCCTGTCGCCCATCGTCTTTCTGCTCTCGCTCTACGTGGGGATCATCTACGGATATTTGTACCTTCTCTTTACGACCATCAGTGCTGTTTTTGAGGGCCAGTATGGTTGGTCTCAAGGCTCAGTCGGACTCTCATATCTCGGAATCGGAATTGGATCCTTTATCGGTCTTTTCATCCTTGGTGGCACATCTGACAAGTTACTCCACCATCTCGCAgtgaagaaaggagggaTGAAACCCGAGTATCGACTCCCGCCGATGATCCCAGGCTCAGTTTTTGTGCCGATCTCTCTGTTCATCTATGGCTGGAGTGCCTATTATAAGACTCACTGGATCGTTCCCATCATCGGAACATCTTTTCTCGGAATTGGCATGCTTATCTCTTTT ATGGTCGTCAGCACTTATCTTGTAGATGCCTTCACCACCTATGCTGCTTCTGCCATGGCTGCCAACACCGTGTTCCGATCACTAGCCGGTGCACTCCTCCCTCTCGCCGGCCCCAAAATGTACGAGCGACTCGGCCTTGGTTGGGGGAACTCCCTGCTTGGCTTCATTTCCTTGGCCATGTGCCCGCTGCCAATCCTCTTTTACATATATGGCGAGCGTATCCGAACCAGCAAGCGGTTCCAAGTGGACTTTTGA
- a CDS encoding Siderochrome iron transporter 2, which yields MGALDAIRGRDDNGRLTKTVVDPSDLHNSKHAQSNSADTAVEMTPDHESPPVSDTDSSFGVNGVDDDEKEVIHNPEHVTDKAALGQQKAEAAAMVWSRKTVAGVYAWIWVGFFMLAFHSAISSSLMNWVYGDFQSAPQVSTSYILASVIGGTLKLPLAKTLQLWGRAEALLFSTAIYTLGMIILAACDGPNAFAAGYVLYWIGYYCVYLILDIFVADTTGLRSRAFAFAFASTPFICTAFTGSLAAQSIYNTSGWRWGYGMFCIIQPAVLCPLALVFKFYERKAISMGVWQPRNSGRTAWQSLVHYFHEFDVVGAFLLMAAWVIFLLPFSLAQYGRSQYKSATFIAMIIVGFCMLFVFAAWEKWFARHHFIRYEMLKKPTILGACICSAVAFFSFYLWDQYFYNFVLITYNLNLSMAGYMIQIYNVGSTFWSPILGLIIWWTRRFKYIVLFFGVPLMILGSGLMIYFRGSEHGIGYIIMCQIFIAFAGGTIVIGEDMAVMAAGGRENTPMMLALIGLFSSIGGGIGYAISAAIYNNVFVDALTSHLPDDLKANATEIFLGGVTLQSTYPVGSPLRDACVYAWGYAQRMNCIASTCVLVLLIPAVAVWKNYDVGKKQNKGTMLFE from the exons atgggTGCTCTCGATGCCATTCGCGGTCGTGACGACAACGGTCGTCTGACCAAGACGGTCGTCGATCCGTCTGATTTGCACAACTCGAAGCATGCGCAGTCCAATTCGGCAGACACGGCGGTGGAAATGACACCCGACCATGAGAGTCCTCCCGTCAGCGATACAGATTCTTCTTTCGGCGTGAATGGAGTTGACGACGATGAGAAGGAGGTGATTCATAACCCGGAGCATGTGACCGACAAGGCGGCTTTGGGACAGCAGAAAGCTGAAGCTGCGGCTATGGTTTGGAGTCGCAAGACCGTGGCTGGTGTGTACGCATG GATCTGGGTGGGCTTTTTCATGCTGGCCTTTCACTCCGCCATCAGCTCTAGCCTGATGAATTGGGTTTACGGTGACTTCCAGTCCGCTCCTCAAGTCTCGACATCATACATCTTGGCCAGTGTCATTGGTGGAACGCTGAAGCTTCCTCTGGCAAAGACCCTCCAGCTCTGGGGTCGTGCCGAGGCCTTGCTGTTCTCTACCGCAATCTATACGCTGGGCATGATTATCTTGGCAGCCTGCGATGGACCCAACGCATTTGCTGCAGGATACGTACTCTATTGGATTGGATACTACTGTGTGTATCTGATCCTAGATATCTTCGTGGCTGACACCACGGGCCTGCGTTCGCGAGCGTTcgcctttgcctttgccaGCACGCCCTTCATCTGTACTGCTTTCACCGGCTCGCTGGCAGCGCAGTCAATCTACAATACCTCTGGCTGGCGCTGGGGATATGGCATGTTCTGCATCATTCAACCTGCAGTGCTCTGCCCTCTGGCTCTGGTGTTCAAGTTTTATGAGCGAAAGGCCATCAGCATGGGGGTCTGGCAACCCAGAAACTCTGGCCGTACAGCATGGCAATCGCTGGTTCATTACTTCCATGAATTCGACG TCGTTGGTGCTTTCCTGCTGATGGCCGCCTGGGTCATCTTCTTACTTCCCTTTAGTCTGGCCCAGTACGGCCGCTCCCAGTACAAGTCCGCCACCTTCATCGCCATGATCATTGTCGGGTTCTGTATGCTTTTCGTATTCGCCGCGTGGGAGAAATGGTTCGCCCGTCACCATTTCATTCGCTACGAGATGCTCAAGAAACCCACTATCCTTGGAGCCTGTATCTGCTCGGCGGTGGCTTTCTTCAGCTTTTATCTCTGGGATCAGTACTTCTACAACTTTGTTCTCATCACCTACAATCTGAATCTCAGCATGGCCGGCTACATGATTCAGATCTATAACGTGGGATCTACCTTCTGGTCGCCTATTCTGGGATTGATCATCTGGTGGACCAGACGTTTCAAGTACATCGTACTCTTCTTTGGTGTACCGCTGATGATCCTCGGATCCGGACTGATGATCTATTTCCGAGGCTCCGAACATGGCATTGGCTACATCATCATGTGCCAAATCTTCATCGCCTTTGCGGGCGGTACGATCGTCATCGGCGAGGATATGGCTGTCATGGCCGCCGGTGGTCGTGAAAATACCCCGATGATGCTGGCCTTGattggtctcttctccagtATCGGAGGTGGTATCGGTTATGCCATTTCAGCTGCCATCTACAACAACGTGTTTGTGGATGCGCTGACCAGCCATCTGCCTGATGACCTCAAGGCCAACGCAACCGAGATCTTCCTTGGTGGTGTCACTCTCCAAAGCACCTACCCCGTCGGGTCTCCACTGCGGGATGCTTGCGTCTACGCGTGGGGTTATGCCCAGCGGATGAACTGCATTGCCTCGACCTGCGTTCTGGTCCTGCTCATCCCCGCCGTCGCCGTGTGGAAGAACTACGACGTCGGCAAGAAGCAGAATAAGGGTACCATGCTCTTTGAATGA